The Sinorhizobium alkalisoli genomic interval AAGAAGTCCGGCTATGACGCTTCGCTCTACGACCTGCTAAGCGCCTATGCCACATTGAGGCAGCGCCAGTCGACGACCCAGGTGACGATAGAGAAGCGTCATGTCTGGTCGCTTTCGGATGCGCGCCTGATCCTTGCCCGCCTGGTGGGCGGTCTCGACGATTGGACGGCGCTCGACCAGTTTCTCATCCGTTACATGACAAGTCCGAAGGAGCGGGCGACCGTGATTGCAAGTTCCTTCGCCGCATCCTTGGAAATGGTGCGGGAGGGAAGGCTCGAAATCCGGCAGGAGAGTGCCTTCGCTCCTATTTATCTGCGGCGCGGGCCAAATCCGATCGATGCCGCGACCCTGGCGGAGATGGAGGCGGCGCGTGGCTGAGGCGCAAAGATACTTGCCCGGGATGCCCGACGACGAGGAAGCGATCGATGAGGTATTCATCGATCCGGGGCTGGAGCAGGAGGCAGAGCGGATCGCGGAGGCGCTTGTCTTTGCCTCGGCCCAGCCGGTTTCGGAAAGCTATATCGCCAGCCGCATCCCGCGCGGGGTCGACGTCGGGCGGCTGATGTCCCGGCTGAAGACAGCCTATGCCGCTCGCGGCGTCAATCTCGTTCAGGTCGCCGACCATTGGGCCTTCCGCACCGCCGCCGACCTCTCCTTCGTTGTCCAGACGGATGAGCAGGAGGTCAAGAAACTGTCCCGAGCCGCACTCGAAGTCCTGGCGATCATCGCCTATCACCAGCCGGTGACGCGAGCCGAAATCGAAGACATTCGTGGCGTACAGACCTCGAAGGGCACGCTCGACGTGCTGATGGAGGCTGGCTGGGTGCGGTTTCGCGGCCGCAGGCGCACGCCCGGCCGACCGGTGACATTCGGGACGACGCGCGACTTCCTCGATCATTTCGGGTTCGAGGAGATCCGCGATCTTCCGGGCATGGAGGAATTGAAGGGGGCAGGACTCCTCTCCGGGCGCGTACCCTCCAACCTGCATATTCCCGTTCCTGCGGGGGAGGACGAGTTTTCCGACAACGAGGATCCCATCACCCAAATGGACCTCGAGGAACTCGGCCTCTTGACTCCGAAGGCAGAAGAAGACGATTAAAAATCCTGAGTAAGGATATCGGCTTTAAGGCTCGGGTACGCGGTTCGACCGAGTGCCTTCGGGTCAGGGAATGCAGACCATGGTTTCAGATTCGCTCAGCGGCACCGTCGCAACGACAAGGCGGCCTGGAGTGTCGTTCGCGGCGAGCCTTGCTTTCGAGAACATCAGCCACCGCTATCACTCCAAGGATACGATCAAGGGCGTGTCGCTGAAGGCCGAGGCTGGCGAGGTGCTCTGTCTGCTCGGTCCCTCCGGGTCCGGCAAGACGACCTTGCTTCGGATCGCCGCGGGAATAGAGATGCAGACGGGCGGGCGCCTCCTCCTGAACGGTCGGGAGATATCGGGGCCGAGCGTGTTTCTTCCCCCGGAAAGGCGCGGCGTCGGGCTGATGTTCCAGGATTTTGCCCTCTTCCCGCACATGAGCATCCGCGACAACGTCTGCTTCGGACTGACCGCGCTGCCGAAGAAGGAAGCGCTCATTCAGGCCGAGGCGGCTCTCGACCGCGTCGGTTTGCTGCACTATGCCGACCGCTATCCGCATGTACTCTCGGGTGGCGAGCAGCAGCGGGTGGCGCTCGCCCGAGCGCTTGCCCCGCGACCGGCGGTAATGCTGATGGATGAACCCTTCTCCGGCCTCGATTCCCGGCTCAAGGACTCCATTCGCGCCGACACTCTTGCAATTCTTCGTGAAACCCGCGCGACGGCGATCGTCGTGACGCATGACGCAGAAGAGGCGATGCGAATGGCCGACCGGATCGCGCTGCTGAAGGATGGCAGCCTTGTCCAGGTCGGAACCGCCGACGAAATCTATCGCAGGCCGCGTGATCTCTTCACTGCCGGTTTCTTCTCCGAGATCAATGTTTTCGATGCGCGCGTGCGCGGCGGTCTCGTCGAGACGCCGCTTGGGACGGTGCCCGCGGGGCAATTCGGCGAAGGGCAGCCTCTGAGTGTTGCCGTCAGGCTCTCCGGTGTTCAGCTGCAGGAAGAGGGTGGGGCGATCCCCGCGCGTATTGTCTCGCGGCGGTTCCTGGGTGTCGTCGAACTCCTCGAACTTGCAGTTCCTCAGTCGGAGCGCACCGTTCGGGCACGCATACGCGCCGACCTGTTGCCGCAAGGATTGCGTGACGTCACGCTTTGCGTTAACGAGCGCGACATATTGGTGTTTGAAAAAGACACCGCGACATCCTAGGTTCCGTCTAGGACTACAGCGCCCCGCGTCTTAATGGACGCGCGAAGGTCGCTGTAGCACTTTGAATCGCTGCATGTCTTTGTCCTTTGATCGAGGTCGATTAAAGGATACATGCAGTAGGCGCGCGTTTCGGCCCGCCTGAAAAATGACAACGTGATGGCCTTGAATATGCAGGGCATCGAGGGAGTAAGTGGATGGGTTCCTTTAGCATCTGGCACTGGCTGATCGTCCTAGTCGTCGTGCTGCTGTTGTTTGGCCGTGGCAAGATTCCGGAACTGATGGGCGATCTGGCCAAGGGCATCAAGAGCTTCAAGAAGGGCATGAGCGACGACGACGCCGTTGCGGCCGACAAGCCGATCGACGGCAAGACCGTCGAGCACAAGTCCGACGAAGTCCGCTAACGATCGGTACATGGGCGGAATATCGGGTGCGTAGCCGCGCCCGATAGGCCGCATTGCGAGTTTGTAGGACGCGTCGGATGCTTGATATCGGCTGGACCGAGCTTGTCGTCATTGCAATTGTCTTGATCGTCGTCGTTGGTCCGAAGGATCTTCCGCCGATGCTGCGGGCCTTCGGACGAATGACGTCGAAAATGCGCGGCATGGCCGGCGATTTCCG includes:
- the scpB gene encoding SMC-Scp complex subunit ScpB, with the protein product MAEAQRYLPGMPDDEEAIDEVFIDPGLEQEAERIAEALVFASAQPVSESYIASRIPRGVDVGRLMSRLKTAYAARGVNLVQVADHWAFRTAADLSFVVQTDEQEVKKLSRAALEVLAIIAYHQPVTRAEIEDIRGVQTSKGTLDVLMEAGWVRFRGRRRTPGRPVTFGTTRDFLDHFGFEEIRDLPGMEELKGAGLLSGRVPSNLHIPVPAGEDEFSDNEDPITQMDLEELGLLTPKAEEDD
- a CDS encoding ABC transporter ATP-binding protein, with translation MVSDSLSGTVATTRRPGVSFAASLAFENISHRYHSKDTIKGVSLKAEAGEVLCLLGPSGSGKTTLLRIAAGIEMQTGGRLLLNGREISGPSVFLPPERRGVGLMFQDFALFPHMSIRDNVCFGLTALPKKEALIQAEAALDRVGLLHYADRYPHVLSGGEQQRVALARALAPRPAVMLMDEPFSGLDSRLKDSIRADTLAILRETRATAIVVTHDAEEAMRMADRIALLKDGSLVQVGTADEIYRRPRDLFTAGFFSEINVFDARVRGGLVETPLGTVPAGQFGEGQPLSVAVRLSGVQLQEEGGAIPARIVSRRFLGVVELLELAVPQSERTVRARIRADLLPQGLRDVTLCVNERDILVFEKDTATS
- a CDS encoding twin-arginine translocase TatA/TatE family subunit, which gives rise to MGSFSIWHWLIVLVVVLLLFGRGKIPELMGDLAKGIKSFKKGMSDDDAVAADKPIDGKTVEHKSDEVR